A single region of the Sorghum bicolor cultivar BTx623 chromosome 7, Sorghum_bicolor_NCBIv3, whole genome shotgun sequence genome encodes:
- the LOC110437196 gene encoding uncharacterized protein LOC110437196 has product MGLACRATEHWEHIHVGEPTTSAARESSTSTAACGKKLWGRRWEGEAVTQARAVGGRRWWGPVASGGRRERRRALLHSLGHRKETTVVVTCHPSQIRLRLPPDPPPDPHPARHLLGSPPCGSPPRLRLRLAPDPHPARHLRLRLRLARIAAVRIAVVRHRFAPPAALSRQLACGRARGLAVGPVAPGLGERRGGRARPAQWRRTVSSQRGGLAPTCERLGPDWSFAGSQSVRAEEQRAGESRDREDAPGLEHSDPAQILVRLGSESSGGDPAKVPKAPPGPPSQPHRQLTPPRMATVVGRPCHRRSALVEEYGLRRR; this is encoded by the exons ATGGGCCTCGCTTGCCGTGCCACAGAGCACTGGGAGCACATCCACGTTGGCGAGCCCACGACGTCAGCGGCCAGGGAGAGCAGCACGAGCACGGCAGCGTGTG GTAAAAAGCTCTGGGGAAGAAGATGGGAAGGGGAGGCTGTCACGCAGGCCCGAGCTGTCGGTGGGAGAAGATGGTGGGGTCCGGTCGCCAGCGGTGGAAGGAGGGAGAGGAGGCGCGCCTTGCTGCACAGCTTGGGCCACAG GAAAGAAACCACCGTCGTGGTCACCTGCCACCCCTCCCAGATCCGCCTGCGTCTTCCTCCTGATCCGCCACCTGATCCGCATCCCGCTCGGCACCTGCTGGGATCGCCGCCGTGCGGATCGCCGCCCCGCCTGCGCCTGCGTCTTGCTCCTGATCCGCATCCCGCTCGGCACCTTCGCCTGCGCCTGCGTCTTGCTAGGATCGCCGCCGTGCGGATCGCCGTCGTGCGCCATCGGTTCGCTCCCCCGGCTGCGCTCAGCCGGCAGCTGGCTTGCGGGCGTGCGCGCGGCCTTGCGGTAGGTCCCGTGGCTCCCGGCCTCGGCGAACGACGTGGAGGGCGCGCGCGGCCCGCCCAGTGGAGGCGCACGGTGTCGTCGCAACGCGGAGGCCTGGCCCCGACGTGCGAGCGGCTCGGCCCCGATTGGAGCTTCGCGGGCTCGCAGTCCGTGCGCGCAGAGGAGCAGCGAGCGGGTGAATCGCGCGACCGCGAGGACGCGCCCGGCTTGGAGCATTCCGACCCCGCGCAGATCCTGGTGCGGCTCGGCTCCGAGTCCTCTGGTGGCGACCCGGCCAAG GTCCCCAAGGCGCCTCCTGGGCCACCAAGCCAGCCCCACCGGCAACTCACGCCGCCACGCATGGCCACTGTCGTCGGTCGTCCGTGCCACCGTAGGTCTGCCCTTGTGGAGGAGTACGGCCTTCGGCGACGATGA